In Anthonomus grandis grandis chromosome 5, icAntGran1.3, whole genome shotgun sequence, the following are encoded in one genomic region:
- the LOC126736923 gene encoding lactosylceramide 4-alpha-galactosyltransferase-like isoform X1, whose amino-acid sequence MTHFYNNFNKMDRNLIHFKSSISDTSNMPKKTLLLLLPITTLILYVFYICLTLNQTSQNITIIELDSNNQNTTTSTKSTKTEEKPNEIACLTIKTNETLPDISNFPPNKNKRNIFFMETSCKSHDKGKLFLKARQACAVESAANMNPATDVYLLITSPGVFKDENTESDRIIKALQKYSNIKLMYYNVERFVQGSPVEPLWKSGRVKASNYPLAHISDVLRLLVLWKYGGIYLDLDIVVIKNLDTLPTNFAGAETSDVLASGVMGYDAEGTGHQFLTKCLNDLNEHFDGVLWAANGPLLITRNIMARCPDKQAKDVISSGHCEDFYIMSTPSFYPIHWSEWYKYFDPNLLTTIENEIDAKSYLIHVWNKLSVDKLIPKNQTEVPYLHVAKRYCPEVVKQLDEYF is encoded by the exons ATACCTCAAATATGCCTAAGAAAACTCTTCTACTTCTTCTACCCATCACCACTTTAATCTTGTACGTCTTCTACATCTGCCTAACACTAAACCAAACCAGTCAGAACATAACCATAATCGAACTGGACAGCAATAACCAAAACACAACCACATCAACCAAATCGACCAAAACCGAAGAAAAACCAAACGAAATCGCCTgcttaacaataaaaaccaaCGAAACCCTACCGGACATTTCAAATTTCCCgccaaataaaaacaaacgaaaCATATTCTTCATGGAGACCTCCTGCAAGTCACATGACAAGGGCAAGTTATTCTTAAAGGCGAGACAGGCATGCGCAGTTGAAAGTGCCGCCAACATGAATCCTGCTACCGACGTCTATTTATTGATCACTTCTCCCGGGGTATTTAAAG ATGAGAACACTGAATCTGACAGAATAATTAAAGCGTTACAAAAGTATTCGAACATCAAACTGATGTACTATAATGTCGAGAGATTTGTGCAAGGGAGCCCTGTGGAACCTTTATGGAAAAGTGGACGGGTGAAGGCGTCCAATTATCCTTTGGCACATATCAGTGACGTTTTAAG GCTTTTGGTCCTTTGGAAATACGGAGGAATATACCTGGATCTGGACATAGTGGTAATTAAGAATCTGGATACTTTGCCAACGAATTTCGCCGGAGCTGAAACGAGTGACGTGTTGGCCAGTGGAGTGATGGGTTATGATGCCGAAGGAACTGGTCATCAGTTTCTTACGAAATGCTTAAATGATCTTAATGAACATTTTGATGGGGTCCTATGGGCGGCCAATGGACCATTATTGATAACTCG aaatATCATGGCTCGCTGTCCAGACAAACAGGCAAAAGACGTAATATCCAGCGGCCACTGTGAAGACTTTTACATCATGTCAACGCCCTCCTTCTATCCGATCCACTGGAGCGAATGGTACAAATACTTCGATCCGAATTTACTCACCACAATCGAAAACGAGATCGATGCCAAAAGTTATTTGATCCACGTGTGGAACAAACTGAGCGTGGACAAGTTGATACCGAAGAACCAGACCGAGGTACCGTACTTGCATGTGGCTAAACGGTACTGTCCGGAGGTGGTGAAACAACTGGACGAGTACTTTTGA
- the LOC126736923 gene encoding lactosylceramide 4-alpha-galactosyltransferase-like isoform X2: MPKKTLLLLLPITTLILYVFYICLTLNQTSQNITIIELDSNNQNTTTSTKSTKTEEKPNEIACLTIKTNETLPDISNFPPNKNKRNIFFMETSCKSHDKGKLFLKARQACAVESAANMNPATDVYLLITSPGVFKDENTESDRIIKALQKYSNIKLMYYNVERFVQGSPVEPLWKSGRVKASNYPLAHISDVLRLLVLWKYGGIYLDLDIVVIKNLDTLPTNFAGAETSDVLASGVMGYDAEGTGHQFLTKCLNDLNEHFDGVLWAANGPLLITRNIMARCPDKQAKDVISSGHCEDFYIMSTPSFYPIHWSEWYKYFDPNLLTTIENEIDAKSYLIHVWNKLSVDKLIPKNQTEVPYLHVAKRYCPEVVKQLDEYF, encoded by the exons ATGCCTAAGAAAACTCTTCTACTTCTTCTACCCATCACCACTTTAATCTTGTACGTCTTCTACATCTGCCTAACACTAAACCAAACCAGTCAGAACATAACCATAATCGAACTGGACAGCAATAACCAAAACACAACCACATCAACCAAATCGACCAAAACCGAAGAAAAACCAAACGAAATCGCCTgcttaacaataaaaaccaaCGAAACCCTACCGGACATTTCAAATTTCCCgccaaataaaaacaaacgaaaCATATTCTTCATGGAGACCTCCTGCAAGTCACATGACAAGGGCAAGTTATTCTTAAAGGCGAGACAGGCATGCGCAGTTGAAAGTGCCGCCAACATGAATCCTGCTACCGACGTCTATTTATTGATCACTTCTCCCGGGGTATTTAAAG ATGAGAACACTGAATCTGACAGAATAATTAAAGCGTTACAAAAGTATTCGAACATCAAACTGATGTACTATAATGTCGAGAGATTTGTGCAAGGGAGCCCTGTGGAACCTTTATGGAAAAGTGGACGGGTGAAGGCGTCCAATTATCCTTTGGCACATATCAGTGACGTTTTAAG GCTTTTGGTCCTTTGGAAATACGGAGGAATATACCTGGATCTGGACATAGTGGTAATTAAGAATCTGGATACTTTGCCAACGAATTTCGCCGGAGCTGAAACGAGTGACGTGTTGGCCAGTGGAGTGATGGGTTATGATGCCGAAGGAACTGGTCATCAGTTTCTTACGAAATGCTTAAATGATCTTAATGAACATTTTGATGGGGTCCTATGGGCGGCCAATGGACCATTATTGATAACTCG aaatATCATGGCTCGCTGTCCAGACAAACAGGCAAAAGACGTAATATCCAGCGGCCACTGTGAAGACTTTTACATCATGTCAACGCCCTCCTTCTATCCGATCCACTGGAGCGAATGGTACAAATACTTCGATCCGAATTTACTCACCACAATCGAAAACGAGATCGATGCCAAAAGTTATTTGATCCACGTGTGGAACAAACTGAGCGTGGACAAGTTGATACCGAAGAACCAGACCGAGGTACCGTACTTGCATGTGGCTAAACGGTACTGTCCGGAGGTGGTGAAACAACTGGACGAGTACTTTTGA